Proteins from a genomic interval of Shewanella seohaensis:
- a CDS encoding phage virion morphogenesis protein — translation MNKVEIVLSDSPVLQVLGSLVDKLDDLSEPMNDIAAVLESATESAFEAEADPVTGQAWASLSDAYLKANPKRQGGKILQASAGGLAASVTADSGDFWAAIGSNKIYAAIHQFGGTDDMPAGPAGIPARPYLGVSREDEQSMLGILGEYLL, via the coding sequence ATGAACAAGGTAGAAATCGTCTTAAGTGATTCCCCCGTGCTGCAAGTGCTAGGGAGTTTAGTAGATAAGCTCGATGACTTAAGCGAACCCATGAACGATATTGCCGCCGTGCTAGAGTCAGCCACAGAATCTGCGTTTGAAGCAGAGGCCGATCCCGTAACAGGTCAAGCTTGGGCATCTTTAAGTGATGCCTATCTTAAAGCAAACCCTAAACGCCAGGGCGGCAAGATACTGCAGGCCAGTGCTGGCGGGCTAGCTGCCAGCGTAACAGCCGACAGCGGCGACTTTTGGGCGGCGATTGGTAGCAATAAAATCTACGCCGCTATTCACCAGTTCGGTGGTACCGACGATATGCCCGCAGGCCCAGCGGGAATTCCGGCACGGCCATACCTAGGTGTAAGCCGCGAAGATGAGCAATCGATGTTAGGGATCTTGGGGGAGTATTTACTATAA
- a CDS encoding phage head morphogenesis protein: MPKQRVPETVDLSIAINQAPADAVAYFRAKGFAISDDWQDVWTRAHARAFTVAKATQMDVLTAIRNEVDAALSQGLTAKQFQANLKPQLEKLGWWGKKDVDGREVQLGSPYRLNTIYRQNLQTAYMAGRYRRMLSRTKTHPYWQYVAIDDGQTRPAHARLRGKVFRFDDPIWDIIYPPNGWGCRCRVRALTEAQVKAMGLTVENGEGYIQRFDTETVARGTGEVLTVPHARIDLPDGSSMSPDLGWAYSPGEAAFGTDVAVAKKLGSIQSLDTRAQFIQTLNNSPLRQAQFAQWTDEVLATHPGQKRRPGLGVQALGFMTPSIQAAVTTRLGAEPTALLAIGEKQLVHADSPRHIKEGVALTRDEYQQLPLMLAQPEAVLWDSKNQNLLYVYATEDDGRKVKVIINSAWKMKRQQAMDAVINVYKINAVDLKHGQYELLEGKLEG, translated from the coding sequence ATGCCTAAACAAAGAGTGCCTGAAACTGTTGATTTAAGCATTGCCATTAACCAAGCCCCCGCTGATGCGGTGGCTTATTTTCGTGCCAAGGGTTTTGCCATCAGTGACGATTGGCAAGATGTCTGGACGCGCGCCCATGCCCGTGCGTTTACGGTGGCCAAGGCTACCCAAATGGATGTGCTCACGGCGATCCGCAATGAGGTTGATGCGGCCCTTAGCCAAGGATTAACCGCTAAGCAGTTTCAGGCCAACCTCAAACCGCAGCTTGAAAAGCTCGGGTGGTGGGGTAAAAAGGACGTCGATGGCCGCGAGGTTCAGCTGGGCAGTCCTTACCGCTTAAACACTATCTACCGCCAGAATCTGCAAACCGCATATATGGCTGGGCGCTATCGGCGCATGTTGTCGCGTACTAAAACCCACCCCTATTGGCAGTATGTGGCGATTGATGACGGCCAAACTCGCCCAGCCCATGCGCGGCTGAGGGGTAAGGTATTCCGCTTTGACGATCCGATATGGGACATTATCTATCCGCCAAATGGTTGGGGCTGTCGTTGCCGCGTTCGGGCGCTTACCGAGGCGCAGGTAAAGGCCATGGGCCTGACGGTGGAAAATGGCGAAGGCTATATCCAGCGTTTTGATACCGAGACAGTCGCGCGCGGCACGGGTGAAGTGTTAACCGTGCCCCATGCACGGATTGATCTACCCGATGGCAGCAGCATGAGTCCCGATTTAGGCTGGGCCTATAGTCCAGGCGAAGCCGCCTTTGGTACCGATGTGGCAGTTGCTAAAAAGCTTGGCAGCATTCAATCCCTCGATACCCGCGCCCAGTTTATTCAAACCCTCAATAACAGCCCACTGCGCCAAGCTCAGTTCGCCCAGTGGACGGATGAAGTACTCGCCACTCATCCAGGACAAAAGCGGCGTCCAGGCTTAGGCGTTCAGGCGTTAGGTTTTATGACGCCATCGATCCAAGCGGCAGTGACAACGCGTTTAGGCGCAGAACCCACCGCATTACTTGCCATTGGCGAGAAGCAGCTGGTGCACGCAGATAGCCCACGTCATATCAAAGAAGGGGTGGCATTAACTCGGGATGAGTATCAGCAATTACCCTTGATGTTGGCACAACCTGAGGCCGTGTTATGGGATAGCAAGAACCAGAATTTGTTGTATGTCTATGCCACTGAGGATGATGGCCGTAAGGTTAAAGTGATCATTAATAGCGCGTGGAAGATGAAACGCCAGCAAGCAATGGATGCGGTGATCAACGTTTATAAGATCAATGCGGTGGACTTAAAGCACGGACAGTACGAACTGTTAGAGGGCAAGCTGGAGGGATAG